A stretch of Candidatus Vicinibacter affinis DNA encodes these proteins:
- the rplU gene encoding 50S ribosomal protein L21, translating to MIAIVNIQGQQFKVAAGQKVYVHHIDAEKGAAVSFDDVLMLSNEGTTTIGAPGIKGAKVEATVLDHVKGDKVIVYKKKRRKGLEKKNGHRQSFTQIKIESIIA from the coding sequence ATGATTGCCATAGTTAACATTCAGGGACAACAATTCAAGGTCGCAGCAGGCCAAAAAGTGTATGTTCATCATATCGATGCCGAGAAAGGTGCTGCTGTCAGTTTTGACGATGTACTTATGTTGTCAAATGAAGGAACAACCACCATTGGGGCTCCCGGTATTAAAGGAGCTAAAGTGGAAGCAACTGTCTTGGATCATGTAAAAGGTGACAAGGTGATTGTTTACAAAAAGAAGAGACGAAAAGGCCTGGAAAAGAAAAACGGACATCGTCAGTCTTTTACTCAAATTAAGATTGAATCCATTATTGCCTAA
- a CDS encoding type 2 isopentenyl-diphosphate Delta-isomerase → MSSNQPDQIDRKDDHITLAFRSGTPAHMLDNRFEYDPIHGIHPDPLSKWPSSLCEITLDYPVWISSMTGGTAKAKLINSNLARLCNEFKLGMGLGSCRKLIDHPEFRSDFAVRKIIGGQPLFANLGIAQLEHWIADHKLKLIKEIMEICEADGLIIHINPMQEYMQPEGDRLKVKPIDTVKRILDAFDYKIIVKEVGQGMGFQSLDSLLSLPLEAVEFGAFGGTNFALLELLRDEPSKLEAFTPLANIGHTAEEMVQICNHLLETKSEIQTKNLIISGGVQHFLDAYYLMSLSSMPSLYGMASAFLKHAMGDYDTLKIFFEQQISGLNMCRSFLKIKNHNG, encoded by the coding sequence ATGAGCTCAAATCAACCAGACCAAATTGACCGCAAGGATGATCACATCACCCTTGCCTTTAGATCCGGTACCCCTGCTCATATGCTGGATAACAGATTTGAATACGATCCTATTCATGGTATCCATCCCGATCCTTTATCAAAATGGCCTTCCAGTCTTTGCGAGATTACCTTAGACTACCCTGTATGGATATCCAGCATGACCGGAGGCACTGCAAAGGCTAAATTGATTAATTCTAATCTGGCAAGACTTTGCAATGAATTCAAACTTGGAATGGGTTTGGGCTCTTGTCGGAAGTTAATTGATCACCCGGAGTTCAGATCCGATTTTGCTGTCCGGAAAATTATCGGAGGTCAACCACTTTTTGCAAATTTGGGTATTGCACAATTGGAACATTGGATCGCCGATCACAAATTAAAGCTGATCAAGGAGATCATGGAAATTTGTGAAGCAGATGGTTTGATTATTCATATAAACCCTATGCAGGAATATATGCAACCGGAAGGTGATCGCCTTAAGGTAAAACCAATAGATACTGTCAAAAGGATTCTGGATGCGTTTGATTATAAAATTATAGTAAAAGAAGTAGGCCAGGGAATGGGATTTCAGTCTTTGGATTCTTTACTCTCCCTTCCTCTTGAAGCAGTTGAATTTGGGGCATTTGGTGGGACAAATTTCGCCTTACTTGAATTGCTGCGTGATGAACCATCCAAACTGGAAGCTTTCACCCCTTTAGCCAATATCGGGCACACTGCCGAAGAAATGGTGCAAATCTGTAATCACCTCCTTGAAACAAAATCAGAAATTCAAACCAAAAATCTCATCATTTCTGGTGGAGTTCAGCATTTTCTTGATGCCTATTACCTGATGTCTCTCAGTTCAATGCCTTCTCTTTATGGGATGGCATCGGCCTTTCTTAAACATGCAATGGGAGATTACGATACCCTCAAAATATTTTTTGAGCAACAAATCAGTGGATTGAATATGTGCAGATCCTTTTTGAAAATTAAAAATCACAACGGATGA
- a CDS encoding TonB-dependent receptor: MLKYIGIFLGLFFSNLIFSQEEIQDSINGKVLNEITIKGYRPITDIKQLGSIHQTYIIAGKKNEVVLVKDMAANLAEKTGRQIFAKIPGAFIYDMDGSGNQVNISTRGLDPHRSWEYNIRQNGIMINSDLYGYPASHYSPPMEAIEQIELVHGTSSLQYGAEFGGMMNYVVKKADTSKAISFESISSIGSYGLYSTYASLGGKIGKFSYFGYYQKRISNGYRENSNSNSDAQFLNLSYQFNDKLQLSFEVGRSSYVYKIPGPLTDSMFLIDPRQSTRSRNYFNPDITVPSLTLNWQINANTTLNWVLSGVFGTRNSVQFEGFADRPDQIDPITQQYKNRVVDIDQFNSRTSELRILHHYKTRKLRHVLAVGLRYFNNDLSRRQQGKGTVYSDFDLSVLGAFGRDLNYKSQSIALSVENLIYVNDRWSISPGLRYEYGQTDMTGTLSYYDPKETPNRIAHQIPAFGISSQYQIRENLRIYGGISQAYRPVLLKDIIPGSVLERADKDLEDAFGYNAEIGVKAYFKDKLKIELTLFRMRYDHRMGNLVLQDSTGSYTYKTNIGNSLTNGLELYAEFNVLDMPIWRITLFSSTSLMKATYEDAQLAAGTINANISGNEVESVPRWISRNGLNISYKTLSSTLLFSYVDESFSDPLNTIQPTSNGAKGIVPDYAIWDFNLAYKFAKRFILRAGVNNFLNTSYFTKRPVIYPGGGIWSSDGRSFVCSIGFRI, translated from the coding sequence ATGTTGAAGTATATTGGAATATTTTTAGGTCTCTTTTTTTCAAATCTTATATTTAGTCAGGAAGAAATTCAAGACAGTATCAATGGCAAAGTTTTGAATGAAATTACGATTAAAGGATACCGACCAATAACAGACATCAAACAACTAGGATCCATTCATCAAACCTATATTATTGCCGGTAAAAAAAATGAAGTTGTCCTTGTAAAGGATATGGCTGCAAATCTTGCTGAAAAAACGGGGCGACAAATTTTTGCAAAAATTCCGGGTGCATTTATTTACGATATGGATGGTTCAGGAAATCAGGTGAATATTTCAACCAGGGGACTAGATCCGCACAGAAGTTGGGAGTACAATATCAGACAAAATGGAATCATGATTAATTCGGATTTGTATGGTTATCCCGCCAGCCATTACAGCCCTCCTATGGAAGCAATTGAACAGATTGAGTTGGTGCATGGAACTTCTTCTCTACAATACGGGGCAGAGTTTGGGGGTATGATGAATTATGTGGTGAAGAAGGCAGATACCAGCAAGGCAATCAGCTTTGAGTCCATTAGCTCAATAGGTTCCTATGGTTTATACAGCACGTACGCCTCCCTTGGTGGAAAAATTGGAAAATTTAGTTATTTTGGGTATTATCAAAAACGCATTTCCAATGGGTACCGTGAGAATTCAAATTCAAATTCGGATGCACAATTTTTAAATCTCAGTTACCAATTTAATGATAAACTACAATTATCTTTTGAAGTTGGAAGAAGCAGTTATGTGTACAAGATTCCGGGTCCTCTTACTGACAGTATGTTTTTAATCGATCCAAGGCAATCCACTCGTTCAAGAAATTATTTTAATCCGGACATCACTGTTCCTTCCCTGACTTTAAATTGGCAGATTAATGCAAACACCACCTTAAACTGGGTATTGTCAGGTGTATTTGGCACCAGGAATTCAGTTCAATTTGAAGGATTTGCAGATCGACCGGATCAAATTGATCCTATTACTCAGCAATACAAAAACAGAGTAGTAGATATTGATCAATTTAATTCGCGCACTTCAGAACTTCGGATTTTGCATCATTACAAAACAAGAAAATTGAGGCATGTGCTTGCAGTGGGATTGAGATATTTCAATAACGATTTAAGCAGAAGGCAACAAGGTAAGGGAACTGTGTATTCAGATTTTGACCTAAGTGTGCTTGGAGCATTTGGGAGGGACTTGAATTATAAAAGTCAGAGCATTGCACTCTCAGTTGAAAATTTAATTTATGTAAACGACCGATGGAGCATTTCACCCGGTCTGCGATATGAATATGGTCAAACCGATATGACCGGAACCCTAAGTTATTACGATCCTAAAGAAACACCCAACAGAATAGCTCACCAAATCCCAGCGTTTGGTATCAGTAGCCAATATCAGATTAGGGAGAACTTAAGAATTTACGGAGGTATTTCCCAAGCGTACAGACCTGTTTTATTAAAAGATATTATTCCGGGATCTGTTTTAGAACGAGCTGACAAAGATCTTGAAGATGCCTTTGGATACAATGCAGAGATAGGTGTTAAAGCCTATTTTAAAGACAAGCTTAAAATTGAGTTGACATTGTTTCGAATGAGATATGACCATCGCATGGGTAATCTCGTTTTACAAGACAGTACCGGTAGTTATACTTACAAAACGAATATTGGCAACAGCCTCACAAATGGTCTAGAATTATATGCTGAATTTAATGTTCTGGACATGCCCATTTGGAGAATCACTTTGTTTTCCTCTACCAGTCTAATGAAAGCGACTTATGAAGATGCCCAGTTGGCTGCAGGGACAATTAATGCAAACATCAGTGGCAATGAAGTGGAGAGTGTGCCAAGGTGGATTAGCAGAAATGGATTGAATATCTCTTACAAAACTCTCAGCTCAACCCTCTTGTTCAGTTATGTCGACGAAAGCTTTTCTGATCCACTTAATACGATCCAACCCACCTCAAATGGAGCCAAAGGAATTGTTCCCGATTACGCGATCTGGGATTTTAATCTCGCCTATAAGTTTGCTAAAAGGTTTATTTTAAGGGCCGGTGTAAACAATTTCTTAAACACTTCCTATTTCACCAAAAGGCCAGTCATTTATCCGGGTGGGGGGATTTGGAGTTCAGATGGACGAAGTTTTGTTTGTTCTATAGGGTTTCGTATCTAA
- a CDS encoding tetratricopeptide repeat protein, which produces MSRLIIILFVSTFYLQAQSIDQGLDFYAQSDYTASLKVWEELIAKGFRDKELYYNQANCYYKLKKYPEAILFYNKALAIDPSYADAKDNLRSAEGQAGIEDISLPQFFLLSWFLRLGNALSVFFWWSLGAFLLSVSIWIWYRVRYLRYFSLLLGFFALITSCLAIYQTMQSGDHTKAILMENNSILLSPDTLSTAKTELLAGETLFLIDHLDPWVKVQTKSYDAGWILKSKLRFVMDSL; this is translated from the coding sequence ATGAGTAGGCTGATTATTATTCTATTTGTTAGTACATTTTACTTGCAGGCACAGTCAATTGATCAAGGCTTAGATTTTTATGCACAATCTGATTATACGGCAAGCCTGAAAGTTTGGGAGGAGTTAATTGCTAAAGGATTTAGAGATAAAGAATTGTATTACAATCAGGCCAACTGCTATTACAAATTGAAAAAATATCCTGAAGCAATTCTATTTTACAATAAAGCTTTAGCCATTGATCCTTCTTACGCAGATGCAAAAGATAACCTAAGGTCGGCTGAAGGACAGGCAGGAATTGAAGACATTTCATTACCTCAATTTTTCTTATTGAGTTGGTTTTTAAGGTTGGGGAATGCATTGAGTGTTTTTTTTTGGTGGTCGTTAGGGGCATTTTTATTATCCGTTTCCATCTGGATATGGTACAGGGTGAGGTATCTGCGATACTTCAGTCTGCTTCTGGGATTTTTCGCACTCATAACTTCCTGTTTGGCGATCTACCAAACCATGCAATCCGGAGATCACACCAAAGCAATTTTAATGGAGAATAACTCAATTTTACTTTCTCCGGACACGCTAAGTACCGCAAAAACCGAACTCCTGGCCGGAGAAACTCTTTTTCTAATCGATCATTTGGATCCTTGGGTAAAAGTACAAACCAAATCTTATGATGCCGGATGGATTCTAAAATCCAAATTGAGATTTGTGATGGATTCACTTTAA
- a CDS encoding transporter, which translates to MKRSLLFLLTCTIIVQLNAQTPIDNLMMPKGQICVAAIYSHDSWNEYWEGTLKRTNGNIGTLNRQSVMPMFSLGITDKINFMAALPWVKTKPTAGQFSGDQGIQDLGMWLKAELIRQKIGPGSVLLHTTLGLTTPVTDYNPDYLPFSIGLGATEASLRGMLQYEFDFGLFIRGMYGYHLRSEITLDRDYYYTDKGYYSNKADMPNATTFNALIGMWLFDKGLRLEVNYDGMTSLSGHDIRRQDMPFPSNKMNNSRIGFGFQYYPTFVKGLSIIGSGNYVLDGRNVGQSTIYSGGVAYQFGLWNKQSNNSIQ; encoded by the coding sequence ATGAAACGAAGTCTACTTTTTTTACTTACCTGTACAATTATTGTGCAATTAAATGCACAAACGCCTATTGACAATCTGATGATGCCCAAGGGTCAGATTTGTGTGGCTGCAATTTATTCACACGACAGCTGGAACGAATACTGGGAAGGAACACTCAAGAGAACGAATGGTAATATTGGTACCCTCAATCGACAAAGCGTAATGCCCATGTTTTCTTTGGGAATTACAGACAAGATCAATTTTATGGCTGCCCTTCCCTGGGTAAAAACCAAGCCAACAGCCGGTCAATTTAGTGGTGATCAGGGAATTCAAGATCTTGGAATGTGGCTAAAGGCAGAACTTATCAGACAAAAAATAGGCCCCGGATCGGTTCTTTTACACACCACATTAGGATTGACTACTCCGGTCACCGATTATAATCCGGACTATTTGCCTTTTAGTATTGGGTTGGGTGCGACAGAAGCCTCCTTAAGAGGAATGTTACAATATGAATTTGATTTTGGACTTTTCATTAGAGGCATGTATGGTTACCACTTAAGAAGTGAAATCACTTTGGACAGGGATTATTATTACACAGATAAAGGATATTATTCCAATAAAGCGGACATGCCAAATGCCACCACTTTTAATGCCTTAATTGGAATGTGGTTGTTTGACAAAGGGCTTAGACTTGAAGTCAATTATGATGGTATGACCAGTTTGTCCGGACATGACATCAGAAGACAGGATATGCCATTTCCTTCGAATAAAATGAACAATAGCAGAATAGGTTTTGGCTTTCAGTATTACCCAACATTCGTAAAAGGATTAAGTATTATCGGATCAGGAAACTATGTTTTGGATGGTCGTAATGTAGGGCAATCCACCATTTACAGTGGAGGGGTCGCTTATCAGTTTGGCCTATGGAACAAACAATCAAATAACTCCATTCAATAA
- a CDS encoding tetratricopeptide repeat protein, whose protein sequence is MKSKICLIFSTLLLFSQCKNDPKSGNGSIVDPSKDPKAGVAFAVNLLGNKLQEWNDSDSIKQTREAFIEQSRNVYLGKLDDPKGYIQYGRAFVANGQVENGIELYSKGIEKFPEVADLYLYRGEAMLLGRQLTAAIDNFWKSGQKMEKISNPKGLTGMWGSDSIADMTLQFKNYLLMGLAFQCNNDFSSADKMFEVCGDFSTNTDLWVRSYYWQFQCYNRSGRTEDVKNILNAISKDMHILPSSKPYHDAMLFYKGELSEKELVDLTQIPTNIVDAETWAIKAYALAYKNLLANNKEKAAEIFRVIMSSGYWTLLPCLAAEAELSHMQGIEYKEPEQIELKTQQKKKPVRF, encoded by the coding sequence ATGAAATCAAAAATTTGTCTCATTTTCTCTACACTTCTCCTTTTTTCACAATGTAAGAATGATCCAAAATCGGGAAATGGATCAATCGTGGATCCGAGTAAAGATCCAAAGGCCGGGGTTGCATTTGCAGTTAATTTATTAGGAAATAAGCTTCAGGAGTGGAATGATTCAGATTCAATAAAGCAAACGCGAGAAGCTTTTATCGAACAATCCAGGAATGTTTATCTCGGCAAACTGGATGACCCAAAAGGGTATATCCAATATGGTCGTGCATTTGTTGCTAATGGACAGGTGGAAAATGGCATTGAATTATATTCCAAGGGTATTGAAAAATTTCCTGAGGTGGCCGATCTATATTTATACAGAGGGGAAGCCATGTTACTGGGTCGTCAGCTAACCGCTGCTATTGATAATTTCTGGAAATCCGGTCAAAAAATGGAGAAAATCAGCAATCCAAAAGGTCTTACTGGAATGTGGGGTTCAGATTCAATTGCCGATATGACTTTGCAATTCAAAAACTACCTTTTGATGGGTCTAGCCTTTCAATGCAACAATGATTTTTCCAGCGCTGATAAGATGTTTGAGGTCTGTGGTGATTTTTCCACCAATACCGATTTATGGGTAAGAAGTTATTACTGGCAATTTCAGTGCTACAACAGATCAGGAAGAACTGAAGATGTAAAGAATATATTGAATGCCATATCCAAGGATATGCATATTCTGCCTTCTTCAAAACCCTATCATGATGCTATGCTGTTTTACAAGGGTGAACTCTCTGAAAAAGAGTTGGTGGATCTTACTCAGATTCCTACCAACATTGTAGATGCGGAGACCTGGGCCATAAAAGCATATGCCTTGGCTTATAAAAACCTTTTAGCCAATAACAAAGAAAAGGCCGCAGAAATATTCCGAGTCATCATGTCATCCGGATACTGGACTTTGTTGCCATGCCTGGCAGCTGAAGCAGAATTAAGTCATATGCAAGGAATCGAATATAAGGAACCAGAACAAATTGAGTTAAAAACCCAGCAAAAGAAAAAGCCGGTCAGATTCTAG
- a CDS encoding phosphatase PAP2 family protein, whose protein sequence is MKKYFKSIIAFTAICVLALSCQEDIDTGYSFDTYHFSGLDAQGGTWKTILIGDVNQYDVKLPDETNSAAYLKELSDLKTASAKPSTEQLNAIKYWGNNGLIRWNEIARDLVSKYNLPPAPNQDGSYGVPNAASPSTYPYFPFSHPPYACRMLAYLTAAQYDAMIATWQLQQKYNRTPAYVNDSSIVTHLPENNLPGYPSEGAVIASVSQAILTAMFPLEKDYIALKASEHKNVLSWAGMNVKSEITAGDSLAKIVAAVFTKRASTDGMKNAQTPRPISDSIKLAAKARFGWAWDNLEDPVRPVGITPLFGSVKPWCIPNVEAVRPLPPPAIGSAEFNTAAEELKSFAKNLTTEQRQIANFWSDGIGTYSPPGHWNRIACEHIVSSKYNPLRTARILAYLNMAIMDGGISCWDTKYYYHYPRPSQVIPGFKTILGIPNFPSYSSGHSVFSGAAAEVLSHFFPNSRNEFEAIAKEASLSRVYGGIHFRFDSEIGVVQGKNIGSYSVNVAKTDGVE, encoded by the coding sequence ATGAAAAAATATTTTAAATCAATAATAGCTTTTACGGCAATATGTGTGCTGGCTCTTTCCTGTCAGGAGGACATTGATACCGGTTATTCGTTTGACACTTACCATTTTTCCGGACTTGATGCACAAGGAGGAACCTGGAAAACGATTCTGATCGGTGATGTCAATCAATATGATGTAAAATTACCAGATGAAACCAACTCTGCGGCTTATCTAAAAGAGTTGTCAGATTTAAAAACCGCCTCTGCAAAACCGAGTACTGAACAACTCAATGCGATAAAATACTGGGGAAATAACGGTCTTATCCGATGGAATGAAATCGCGAGGGATCTGGTGTCTAAGTATAATTTACCACCTGCTCCCAATCAGGATGGCAGTTATGGAGTTCCAAATGCAGCTTCACCTTCCACTTATCCCTATTTCCCGTTTTCGCATCCGCCATATGCCTGCAGAATGTTGGCATATTTGACTGCAGCCCAGTATGATGCAATGATTGCCACCTGGCAACTGCAACAAAAGTATAACAGGACCCCTGCTTATGTAAATGATTCAAGCATTGTTACACATTTGCCGGAAAACAATCTTCCCGGATATCCTTCAGAAGGTGCAGTAATAGCTTCTGTATCTCAGGCTATCCTCACTGCGATGTTTCCCTTGGAAAAAGACTACATTGCTCTCAAGGCCTCAGAGCATAAGAATGTTTTGAGTTGGGCAGGTATGAATGTTAAAAGTGAAATCACAGCCGGAGATTCTTTGGCCAAGATAGTCGCAGCTGTTTTTACAAAAAGAGCATCGACTGATGGTATGAAAAATGCACAAACTCCAAGACCCATATCAGACTCAATTAAATTAGCTGCCAAAGCCAGATTTGGATGGGCGTGGGATAATTTGGAAGATCCGGTGAGACCAGTAGGGATCACGCCATTATTCGGATCCGTAAAACCCTGGTGCATACCGAACGTTGAAGCCGTAAGACCACTCCCTCCACCTGCAATTGGTAGTGCTGAATTCAATACAGCTGCTGAAGAGTTGAAATCTTTTGCAAAAAACCTTACAACTGAACAAAGACAAATTGCAAATTTCTGGTCAGATGGGATTGGCACCTATTCCCCACCGGGACATTGGAACCGGATAGCTTGCGAGCACATTGTTTCATCAAAATATAATCCATTGAGAACTGCAAGAATATTAGCCTATCTAAACATGGCCATTATGGATGGAGGCATCAGTTGCTGGGATACAAAATATTACTATCATTATCCCAGACCTTCACAAGTAATACCAGGATTCAAAACGATTTTGGGCATCCCAAATTTCCCATCCTACAGTTCTGGTCACTCAGTATTTTCAGGTGCTGCGGCAGAAGTTTTGTCTCATTTCTTTCCCAACAGCAGAAATGAATTTGAAGCAATCGCCAAAGAAGCCTCTTTATCCCGTGTGTACGGTGGAATTCATTTCAGATTTGATTCTGAAATTGGTGTGGTACAGGGAAAAAATATTGGAAGCTATTCTGTAAATGTAGCCAAGACAGATGGAGTTGAGTAA
- a CDS encoding UMP kinase, with protein sequence MIKFKRILLKLSGESLMGEQQFGIDPAMLRYYAEQIKSLVTEGVEVAVVIGGGNIFRGLGSDSGIERVQGDYMGMLATCINGMALQSALETLGVFTRMISAIEMRQIAEPYIRRRATRHLEKGRTLIFSAGTGNPYFTTDSAAALRASEINADVILKGTRVDGIYDKDPEKNSDAKKFEHLSFDDVIRLNLKVMDMTAFTICKENKIPIVVFDINQNDHLIRIVRGEKIGTTVF encoded by the coding sequence ATGATAAAATTCAAACGAATTCTTCTTAAGCTCAGTGGAGAATCTCTAATGGGTGAACAGCAGTTTGGGATTGACCCTGCAATGCTTCGCTATTATGCTGAACAGATTAAGAGTCTTGTAACAGAAGGGGTCGAGGTTGCGGTGGTTATAGGTGGAGGGAATATTTTCAGAGGGCTAGGATCAGATTCAGGAATCGAGCGGGTTCAAGGTGATTATATGGGAATGTTGGCAACTTGTATCAATGGCATGGCTCTTCAAAGTGCCCTCGAAACGTTGGGAGTTTTTACCCGAATGATCTCAGCTATTGAAATGAGACAAATTGCAGAACCTTACATCAGAAGGAGGGCAACCAGGCATCTGGAAAAAGGAAGAACGCTTATTTTTTCTGCAGGCACCGGCAATCCATATTTTACCACTGATTCTGCAGCCGCTCTCAGGGCAAGTGAAATAAATGCGGACGTAATTCTTAAGGGGACTCGTGTAGATGGGATTTATGACAAAGACCCGGAAAAAAATTCGGATGCTAAAAAGTTTGAACACCTTAGTTTTGATGATGTAATTCGTTTAAATCTTAAAGTCATGGATATGACAGCATTTACAATTTGCAAGGAAAACAAAATCCCCATTGTGGTTTTTGACATCAATCAAAATGACCATCTTATTAGAATCGTGAGAGGTGAAAAAATTGGAACTACCGTATTTTAA
- a CDS encoding SPFH domain-containing protein: MNEKIFTPISGWPVLVLVLLLPVTAYLYQEPIWWIGGGLLWTLLLSGFIIINPNFSKVLTLFGKYVGSLKDAGFYWANPFYTKKGISLRANNFDSERLKVNDKRGNPIQISVILVWRVRETFKAAFEVEDLYNFVKVQTDSAVRKLAGHYAYDHVENHDEITLRSSSVEVNDSLERELQERLEIAGIEVMEARIGYLAYAPEIAAAMLKRQQAEAIVAARFKIVEGAVGMVENALHQLQERKIAEFSDQEKSRLVGNLMVVLCSDKETSPVIEMNG, from the coding sequence ATGAATGAAAAAATTTTTACCCCGATTTCAGGATGGCCTGTTTTAGTGCTCGTCCTATTGTTACCAGTAACCGCTTATTTATACCAAGAACCAATTTGGTGGATTGGAGGAGGTTTGTTGTGGACACTTTTGTTGTCCGGGTTTATTATTATCAATCCAAATTTCTCTAAAGTCTTAACTCTTTTTGGTAAGTATGTTGGTTCCCTTAAGGATGCAGGATTTTACTGGGCAAATCCATTTTACACCAAGAAGGGAATTTCTCTTAGAGCAAATAACTTCGACAGTGAACGACTGAAAGTAAACGACAAGAGAGGTAACCCAATCCAAATCAGTGTAATTCTGGTATGGCGTGTAAGAGAAACATTTAAAGCAGCCTTTGAAGTTGAAGACTTGTATAATTTTGTTAAAGTCCAGACAGATTCTGCGGTACGCAAACTTGCGGGTCATTATGCTTACGATCATGTTGAAAATCATGATGAAATTACGCTTCGATCCAGCAGTGTTGAGGTGAATGATTCTTTGGAAAGAGAACTGCAGGAAAGGCTTGAGATTGCCGGAATTGAGGTTATGGAAGCAAGAATCGGATACCTTGCCTACGCCCCTGAGATTGCGGCGGCCATGCTCAAAAGGCAGCAGGCAGAGGCAATTGTGGCAGCCCGATTCAAAATTGTAGAGGGCGCTGTTGGGATGGTGGAGAATGCATTGCATCAACTTCAGGAAAGAAAGATTGCAGAATTCAGTGATCAGGAAAAATCCAGGCTAGTTGGGAATTTAATGGTTGTATTGTGTTCTGATAAGGAAACCAGTCCAGTGATAGAAATGAATGGTTAA
- a CDS encoding DUF1761 domain-containing protein — MSHINWLAVIISSLLAFVIGYFWYGPFLFGPKWQRENKLTDDQLRNGNMAQLYGTALFLILFFCIILNLNLITTDKNGMADGIKHGFLISVGFICTSLGVSYLFSRRSIQLFLIDAGYFVCISVVMGAILASWS, encoded by the coding sequence ATGTCTCACATAAATTGGCTAGCGGTAATCATTTCGAGTTTGCTTGCATTCGTGATTGGCTATTTTTGGTATGGTCCATTCTTGTTTGGCCCAAAATGGCAAAGGGAAAATAAATTAACAGATGACCAGTTGAGAAATGGAAATATGGCTCAACTTTATGGCACTGCATTATTTCTGATTTTATTCTTCTGCATTATATTGAATTTGAATCTGATCACGACAGATAAAAATGGGATGGCTGATGGGATCAAACATGGGTTTTTAATCTCTGTGGGATTTATATGCACCTCATTAGGTGTAAGCTATTTGTTTTCAAGAAGATCAATTCAATTATTTCTAATTGATGCCGGCTATTTCGTTTGCATTTCTGTTGTTATGGGTGCTATTCTTGCATCCTGGAGTTAA
- the rpmA gene encoding 50S ribosomal protein L27, with protein MAHKKGEGSTSNGRDSNSKRLGVKLFGGQQAIAGNIIIKQRGTRYHPGRNVGVGKDWTLFALTDGVVKFTKTRKDRNVVHIIAAEATPVVPAEAQTKNIPSTEEE; from the coding sequence ATGGCTCATAAGAAAGGTGAAGGTAGTACCAGTAACGGCCGAGACAGTAATAGTAAACGTCTTGGGGTGAAACTTTTTGGAGGCCAGCAAGCCATTGCCGGTAACATTATCATCAAACAAAGAGGTACCAGATACCATCCGGGAAGAAACGTGGGTGTTGGAAAAGACTGGACGCTTTTTGCCCTTACTGACGGTGTGGTAAAATTTACCAAAACCCGTAAGGACAGAAATGTAGTTCATATCATTGCAGCAGAAGCGACTCCTGTAGTTCCAGCTGAAGCTCAGACTAAAAATATTCCTTCAACAGAAGAAGAATAG